GTCATCAAACTATTTATATCTGTAAATACAGATAAATTAGAGCTGTTGTGAAAGATTAGAATAGTGACTAATTGgagagaaatattttcatatcaCTATTTATGCCGTAGATAAAGAATAAATACAGTCTGACTTGATTTCTAGGAATGTGTCTGACTTTTATTCATGTGTATActtactttttttaatttttaaaagacaaaatacagacaGTATCACTACAGTAAAGGCataattacaaaaaagaaaatgtgtctttgatttttaaatgtgaaaaaggtTGCAAAACAATAACGACAAAGCTCATGTTGTGCAGAGCAGGGTATAAATATTCTGCACACATGGATCATAAACTATGATGGAGCCTGATTTTTATTATACATATCTAAATATTTCTCTTCATGAATAATCATAAGGAGCCTTTTGAAACCCTCTGTTATCCAGATCCCTCTCTGTGAAAACATGTGGTGGAGAAAGGTTTATGAAGGTGACACTGAAACTGTCAGAGTGAAGCAGTGAAGCAGAAGTTAAGGTTACACAGAAGTCAACAACATACTccaattaaaaacatttccccATTATGTTACTAGAAATGCACTGAGGTCAGCATTACatttctgtcttcctttttcAACCTCTGTGGTCTTTACTTTGATTCTgagactgcacacacaccaacGTTTGTCCGTGAAGGAAACACATCCTGACTTAGTACATTACGAGTCAGTGTCTACAAATAACACATCACAGAATGACAAGTCTGACATGACACCACATGACCACACAGTCctgaaatataaacaatatgCTAATTTACATTTGTGACAGCAGCCAGTCTCTCACTGAAGGCTAATTACATTTTGGTTTATGTGACAGTTCGGTGACTCATCTTCACAGagtttcctccttcctcccttttAAACATGTCAAATATAAGATCATTATTGCATTAATCACTCTCTGTGAGAATTAAGGTTTTCTGTAACACCTCAATTCAAAATAGACAATATACCATGTTGAAGTTGACAAAAATCAGTCAAACTGGATAAAAACTTTCCATTTACTTCCTTCATAGAGTGCAGTCACTTTGAAAAGAGAAGGTTGAGAACAAAGACttatttgctttgctttgtttagCATGGAGAAGTGCTAGTGTTGAACTGtttaaacactttaaaactGCTACTGTCACTGACAATCTATGTCTGTGCTGATAATGGTAGTTCCATATTCAGTCTTTTAAATCTTGTTTCTCTCATTGACCAATGTGTATCCAATCTCATGACATTATTACTATTCTTCTCATATTGGGGAGAGTCTCATATAAACCAGTTggcctccttcctctctttaattttaaatgaatattttgtaGTTGCATTTTACTCTAATATATATTATTAGTGAATAAATCTGCTATTGTACTGCAATTTTCCATCTTGCTGCCATCATTTGAAATAACTTCTGTTATTTGAAATGGTAAAATAGTGACAGTATAAAATAATCTCTCCACTaaagacaaatgacaaatgaggAATATTGTTGAAAAAAGCAAATTGGCACCAGAAATATTGTGCTGGCAGTGTTTTATATTTAGTTTACGGAAAGCTTGAGATGTGACACAATGTTGAATAGAACAAAAAATGCACTCTCATCCACCAgttccctcttcttcttctttcagttGGGTCTGTACCATGTGCTCCCCTGGGCCTCTGTCTCATGCCATCACTATGGTGACAGCTCGCTGCATGCTTTATCCCAGCAGACACGTCTCCCATAGCAATGAATGTTTGGAGACGCAGTGAGGGAGGCCAGGTTGTCCATGCTGCACAGACTGAGGGTTTGTTTTTAAGCTCCTGTATATGACAGGAGACACAGACGTGAGGGCAAAACATCTACTGCACTGATCACAAACTAAAACCCAAGTGGTGGTGAAAGAGtagagcaggacagagagagaggcttgaAGCAGGACAACAAACAGACATAGGCTGGAGTTTACAGCACTGATGTGTACAGTGCAGGATGACAAGAACCTGTAAATAAATTTCCTGGTAGCCAGTTACCATGCTGAGCTCCTTTGGGACTATTCTGCCTGTAAGATTCAAGAGTGCCTCAAATTCATCAAGATGTTATAAATAATTAGTTGGATAAGTTAAAATAGAGTTATATagcactgtgcaaaagttttggCCACGAAAAGTAAATAGGGTGAAAAAATgccattaataattaataataatttagcaGTGAGCTTCATACACCAGTTAACCTTGGTATACTTGTGCACTGGCTGTACATTTGGGATCAttgtcatgctgcagaatgaatgtGAGACTGATCAGACTCCTTCCTCTTGGTGCTGTGTGACGGATAAGAATCTAAAAATCCTAAATGTCTGAAACATTTGCACAGTAGGCTTTGTAGATGTACATGAAGATGAGTAGATCTGTAAAGTTTCAGAGCTGATAGTGGACAAATTCATAAAACTACACAACCTGCAAAATATGAGTGAGCACAGAAAATACAATTCACATGATGAGCTGTTCTCACAAGGGGCAGTTCTATGCATTCCAATAAGGAAATCATTTTATTGGTTGTGAGCAGGTGTGGCCCATATTGTGACACTGTGGCGCCACCTGGTGCCTCAGACCAccatatttattattatttaaataaaattttctGAAATAGACCATTATGCATAATGATCACATTTACTTTTGGGACCACATTCGTTACTTGATTGAAAATTTGAATGCAGAACTTGTAACCGAGTATTTCTGCGCCGTGGTATCGCTATTTTTACCTAAGAAAAGGTAGCTTCTTCCACCGCTGTAAATCACAGCAGAGATATGTATTATGTTCATGAGCTTCTTGAACACAGTTGTCTCTGAATAATTAAATACTCAATGAGAGAGTACTGCTTAGTAGAAGGTGATTTTCTTACAGAGCCTGAAAGACAAAACTCAGGTAAATGGACGTTAAACACTACGTGCGTCATACGTCATGACGCACCATCAGCTGTTGACAGCTTGAAGCTTAGCTTCCTTCAATCTCGACCTCCGGGACGCTGTGGATGTACTCTCACCGAGTCTCTGTCGCCACCGCGGCCGTTTTTAAACGCACATGCTGTTTGTCGACCGCCCGGTAACGGAGCATATGCTGCCATGAGTACTTTGTGTCGCCTGATCCAGAGGGGACTGCTGAGCGGCCGGCCGTCCTGTCGCTTATTCCCAGGACAGCAGCATGTCCGGACCGCCAGCTCATCCAGGTATTTCCCGCTAGCTTCCCCCGGCTAACTGATGCCCTCTATCTGCCTGAGCTGCGCGGCGGCGGTGCTGGGTGGACATGACAGCCCGGCGTTTCCCTTTAAATGCAGCCAGTCGTTTAACCGGTGGAGAATCTGTCACCGTGTCTTGTCTCTGCGTCTTGATTAACCGTTAACTTTCCAGAGTTTGCGTAAATGACATTCAGACGTCTGGTTAGCAAGATGGTTAACCTGCAGCTGAGCTATTATCACAGTTACAAAGAGGATTTTATGAGCTCTCTGATATGCAGCTGAATTAAGCGATCGTTGCTGTTGTGTGTAGATAGTTTGTGCTATGCTATGCCACGCTACATGTATGCTAAATTACCAGGTTATTAGGTAAGATATGGCCGGAGTAACCTCATAGGGGGGCAGTGGTCAAAAAATTGTTGGGCCCCTCTTCACCTCCACTACACATGGCAGGATCTTATTTGCTAAGGCACCCAGAAAACAGCCAGTACTCCATATCTGAAATGATCAGTTTATCGGCCAATACTCAGGAAAATATTTTAGGTAATCAATTAACATGATAGGGAACATCCCCAGTTTTGCACATAAGCTTGAACATAATGTACTCAGAGGTTTTTACCTGTAGTGTAAAAACACTTTGGGCCCATAGCCATAAGTCTGAACTAATTCTGGCCAATTCTGGCAtttcttaaaagaaaaaaatgttatatatatatatatatatatgggttTTGAGATGAGTATGCTACTTGGGTTTCAGAGAATAATGATGGGCATATTTTACTgtgttctgacattttatatacaGAACATCAATTgattattaaagaaaattatAAGCAGACCTATGATAACTTGGTTGTAGCGTTACAGTTTTCCTGTGATGGAATAATACCCTGTGTTTATTGCATAATATACAGACAAAAATTAAAGCAATTTTACAAAACACAACTTTGCAACAATTGAGTTCAATAAAACCTAAATCAATTAAGATTTTAACAGGGTCACTCTTCTAGACCACAGCCACAAGATGGAGGGTGGAGGACCAGTCATAGTTGATGTTGTATATCATACTTCACATTATGTAGACAGAGATAGAGTAAACAgttagtcaatcaacagaaaatgaatcaacagttttttggatttttcatgcaaaaatggcaaatatCATCTGGTTTCAGCTTCCTAAATTAGTgaatttgcttcttttcttagTCATACATGATATTTAATTgattatctttgggttttgctaaaaaaaaaaaaaaaaaaaaaaaaaaaattaagatgtCAACTTTAGTTCTGAGACTTGTTTGATattcatttttcacaattttgtcCCATTTCATagactgaaaaaatgaatgattaatgaaaaaaaaaactaatagaTTAATAGGTAATGAAAATTTATTTGTTAGATTTAACCCTAATGGACTTAATTcaacatatttttgacattatttcaacAGAACCTGGACAACAAAAGCTTCACAAAGATGGTTTTTGATTGGGGCTGTTGTATTGCATTATTTAACTGTACAGGTGGTTGTGTAATTGTGTCCTCTCCTTGTATGTTGTTACATTAACATCTGCAGTGGCCAAGATTTAAAACCAATTTACATACACAGTAACAGTACTGTTTTTTAAGGTTACATCAACCTCCTGTATTGTTACACCAGCAGGTGGAAGCAAAACATTTCCAAACCAAATAAGTCAGAAGTCTTTGAACAATGCTGCCACTGCCTTCCTctctttaaatattttatcagtttgCACAGCTTTATTACTTAGATTTATTACTGTCTAAAGTAGTGACATAATTCTCATCACAGACGCAGCCTGGGAGAGTCTAACTAATCAGCATGGATGTTTTTTCCCACAGCCCAGTCAACTTGACCTATGATGTCTTCGATGGGAAGGGAGACAGCACTCCCCTGGTGTTTCTTCATGGCCTTTTTGGCAGCAAATCCAACTTCCACTCAATAGCGAAGTCGTTGGTGCAGCGCACAGGTCGAAAGGTAATGCAGTGGGGAAAACATTACGCCTGTCTGttgttacagtaaaaacaagtCATCTTTATGTGTTAGATTTAGCTCTGAGCAGTGTGACACTAACCCTCTTACAAAAGCAGGCATGGGAATACACAATCAACCAGTGTGTTGCCAGTTATTTGATACAACACTTCAGcactctgtgctgctgtaaataaatacTGATAGATAATCTGTTCTTTGGCTCGCTTGAACAAACTCATCACCACCACGCGCACAGTGCAGCTTTTGTTTGTGCTGTCACTTTCCTGAGCCAGGGCCAAAAGAAAAGGATACAGCTGgcataaaagtttttttttgtgtccGCTCTGTTGGCTCTTTAGCCCCATTCCAAGTGTCCTAACCGTCCTTTGACCAGTTAGGTGCTGACTGTAGATGCCcgtaaccatggcaacagcccACACAGCCCCGTGCTGACCTACGAAGCGATGACCGGCGATTTGAAGCACCTGCTCGCTCAGCTGCGCATTGAGAAGTGCATCCTCATCGGCCACAGCATGGGAGGGAAAACGGCTATGACGACCGCTCTGACACAGGTTAGCAGTCGAGAAATGTCACCATGAATTTATCATGACGCCACAGTCCCCTCGCTGGATTTCACCTGACCTTTCTCGCTGCACAGTCCCATCCTCTCTGAACTTAATAATCCTCCTTTGGTCTTCATACCACACCTAGTTGTCCTGGTTCCATTTTGTCATCGATTTTCCCCACATGACATCATTTTTTATCCCTCATCTCTCACCTGTTTACCccaatctgtctttttttatgcaGGCTGGTTTAGTGGAGAGGTTGGTGGTAGTGGACATCAGTCCAGCCCAGACCACCACACGCACCAACTTCCGTTATTACATCCAGGCCATGCAGGAGGTGAAGATCTCCAGTGACATCCCACGCTCCACCGCCAGGCGGATGGCTGAGGATCAGCTGCGCAGTTTGGTCAAGGTCAGGACTGCTTTTTGATTCAGTATTTAGGCCCATGACAGCTGTTCTTCAATAAATTAATCCTGGGATATAAGTTCCCTTTTTTCCACAAAgccatatttattttgttaggAGTGCACCTTATCTTTCTTGGCAAGTAGGTCCCTGTATCTGATATCAAACCTGTGGTAGCTGCAGAAATAAGtaacagtaaaaccaaaacagtgagctgaaattTGTGAAACGCAGTGCAAAGTCAGATGGTAATTTCTGTGGATTAATCACTATAAGCAACTGCCTTGACATACAGTAGTCGTCACATAAGTAGTCATGTGATCCACTTTGAATATCAAAACATTGATTATAGCAGCGTTAAAGtcagagcctgaacctgaaacATCAGAAACTGTCCTCTCTACAGGAGCACTCGGTGCGTCAGTTCCTGTTGACGAATCTTGTGGAGCTGAACGGACACTATGCTTGGAGGGTCAACTTGGAGGCCATCTCAGCGCACCTTGATAGCATCATGAGTTTCCCCGACTTCCCCAACACAGTCTATGAGGGACCTACACTGTTTTTAGGTGGAGCCAGTTCTGCTTATATCAGGTATAAAACACCACAGAAAGCCAGTTCATTTTTTTGGGACAGGTGTAGAATATTCACTGAAAATGCTTCATATTATAGAATTAATATCCTAAATGTGTTTGCAGTGCTCTTCCCTGATTTGGTTTTGGAAAGAATCATACTATATCAACACTGATCACCTTGAtctcctgttaaacatgtccaTTCCCTTGGGACATTGTTGTGTAAATGTCTTGTCTTCGATTATGGCCACGGCACCTGAATTTAAACAGACTGGCTCTGTATACTGGCTGAAGCAAAAaggatatttttaaaacaaaattagtCAAAACAAGCATTAGTTATTTCCTGACCGTCATCATATGCATCATCATGCCAGTTCATACCTGTGAATCTGTCGTTCTTCTGGATTGATATCTTGAtgatcagagcaaaaaccacaCACTGTTCTTTGTTCccataatgtattttattatttgctgttgctgtgcaACGATGTGAACAGTCAGATCTTCAGGCACAAACAGTACTAACAATGCATCACACTGCATATATAAATATCTCAAAGTGACGGCTGTTAACAGGTGACCAAACAGGAAATCCACTGGCTGTAACCTCAGGCAATCGTATGCGTGTCTTCAGAAAACAATGATGTGAGCATCAATCACAGGTGTCAGCAACTGGaatacaatacagtacaatagATTGATGTTAGACTGAatccgcagaagggaaaaagaaaataaaaaatacatatgaTAGGAAAAAATACACCAGAAGTACCAGAAGCCCCCAACTGGACTCAATCAGAGGACATTAAAATGACATACAAACTAAAACCCATAGGTCACCAGGACACCCCCATTAAGAATGGTTTGTATACGTATGAAATAAATTTACCATTTAACTGGATAAAACCCCAAGAAAAAGCACCTTAACACCTCTGATATCATGCTTAGTCCCTCCTCATTTACATTAATACAGTGGTACACCAGCTGTATTTCAGATCTGtccttttttatatttattgttttcctcCCATCTCTTTACCATTACACTGCTCCGTTTTACCTGATATttactttcctcctcctctgtgtcttcacTCGTCATCCAGCTCAGAGGATTACCCAGAAATCCAGAGGCTGTTCCCTAATGCTGACATCCAGTACATCCCAGACGCGAGCCACTGGATCCACGCAGATAAACCCTTAGATTTCATCAGCTCCATCATCTCCTTCCTTCAGTCCTAGCTGCCTCCTGTCTACACCTCAGAACTGTTTTTATGCTCTGCAGCCCTGAGCGCCCGCTCGCCGAAAACGAAGGTGAGaattcagcagcttcagcaaGAGCGAGTGGAGTCATTAATGATGCTAATGTTTGCAAACACTGGACCAAACTCGCCCTTTTACAGTAGTCAGTTCTTACCTTTTAACAGTGTCAAAtttagtgtagtgtagtgtaggcttttattttgtttaatctcTCTGCCAGACAGGTAGTGTTACTAGATTTGCTAGTTTCTAGAtgtgttttcattgatttttagAGTAGTTTAGTATGTGTAGACAATAGCAAGGAAAATTACTCAAATTTAACATAATGGGGCTGTTTTGGAGGTGATATACTAATCCAAAGAAACTCTCATTTGCACAGTGCTTTCTTTATGTTGATACATTTATGCCAGTATAATAGAGAAAGTGGATTTAGGCCAAGTACAATCTGGGACCGCCGAAGTGGACCAGCAGTAAGACAGTTAGATATGAAACTTTTGACAGCACTGGAATGAAACAAATAATGTATATCTGAGAAGCTCGTCTTGGAGAGAAGTGAGGAATGTGCAAAGCAAAAATAGTTTCTTTGCCCATGGGAGTTTGGTATCAAGTGTCAGGTGGTTGTAGCTCAGCAAAGAGGCTGTAATACAGACTTTATGTGTACAGATGGTATGTTGTAGAAATTTGATAATATACTCAATATGTATATTATGAGTGATATATTCAATATTTTGGTCTGGAACTTTATTTtctcccatcctctcctctgtgtatCTGCTGTATGTCAGAGGTGAGGATTTACAGGTCACAATTCTAGCTCATGGAGAGCACTGGTTATATTTTTGTCAATGAAAACCAAGGTGAAACGCTCAGATGCAGTATTCAGTACAATCTGTTTCCTGAATATCTCAGGTTACAACTCGACATGCTAGTTATTACACACTTAtactcctcctctgtctgtctgtctggcaaTAAGCCATGGTAATGTCGTTGTGTCTTTGTATTTGGTCAGTCCGATCAGTATTATGATGAAACATGTTTTACTGATTTATTATCTGTATCTCACTTATCTTTACATCTAAGGCGCAAGGCTATATGGGTATCTCACAAATATATGCTGCAACAATGTATGTTGTTATCTAATCGTAATAGTGTTAATGTCATTTCTGTTTCCATGGGTTTGAACAGTACAGTCCAGTAGTGAAACTGCCATCTGTATGAATAAGCAGGGTGTTGTACATTTGTATGTGCCTCTTTTGTGGAGAGCTCCTTTTCCATTTCTGTAAAActtgataaaaaacaaaaacaaaaaaaacattttattctacaATAATACTACTACTAGCAGACTAGATTGGCAGCTGGGTTGCCAGTTCTGTGTGAATTTTCTCACAAGAGAGCTTAACACGTGAGGGTGTATGCCCTCATGAACCTAGATGTTTaccacagtcagtgtttttctgtttgtttgatgtgaatATGGAAGTCTAAAAGGCTTTAAATGATCAGAATTAAGTTGAGTGAAACTCCCCTTATCGAATTCTTTTCATGAAGCTCCAGTTAGTGGAGAAACAAACCCTTCGTCGTCCTCAATCACAGGACAGATGTGTCTTGCTGCACAATATGAATAGATAGTTTAGGAGGGATTGGGTGGTGCGGACATATGAATGCAGGTCCAGCTTCAGCTTCTTTGGTGTTACAGTGGGACGACAATATTTCAAAGGGGAACAATGTCTGAGTTGACAATAGAAAAGTGAATTTATTCAGTAACATTGAAAAGCGTTTAAGCCTGTGATCATCTGTTCAGGATTGTATATTGTTTCACTGTGAGCATGCCTTTACTCTCGTCATCAGGTGTGACCTTGCTGTGCTGTATACGTCTCAGTTTGTTGAACATGTTCCCACGATAGTGACACTCATTCTAAATAATGGCATATataaattttaaatgtgtgcaAGATGCATATAGGAGTGGATTATATATTATTGAAAATGTATATAATGATATTATAcaataaaatggcaaaaaacTGCAACAAAGTTTATCCTTTTTCTTGTGAATCTTGAAAATGCAACAAGCAACATTGATGAAGGTGGACTTAACAGTAATCTGATTCAGCAAGAGAGTTGAAGGAGTTTTGcataataatttcatttatttacaacaCGACAGGAAAAAGTAGAGATTAAGTGTAACGCATTCAAGTGTTGACAGTATTAAACAAATATATGGCTCATTCATAATCAGTTACAATTATTTACATAAATTAAAGCCTGTATTCCCAGGAATACATTAAAGAGTCCCTCCAGACTCTGCTTGTTGTAATAATTTGTGACTGAAGTTCAGTTACCTCGTTAAAAATTATATGCTCCTACCTCAGTGAAAAATCAAAAGAatctatgaatatgcaaatatttcaaAAGTACCACTGAACACGAGATGTCTCCTACTTCACTGGAAATCCATtctctgttagtgtgtgtgttttgcactgGAGCCTTTAAATATCCAAACTCCAAACTAGTTATTGTCACAAAATCCTGCTCGTACGTGAGCGTcttaaactcagatttaaagTGAGCACAGGGAAACTTTCCcccttcagcagatgaatgtgaaaacagtccTCTAGTATCAAACTGCATATGCATCATTTTGCACAGTGAAGCTCAATGAAAGGACAGCCACTAAGCAAAACATATTTCTGACTGGAGTGGGATTAAACAGAGAGTTGTGCATCACAATGAAAGCGCTGAGTGCTGAGTCATCGCTGTTTCAATCGAGTGATACGACCTGGAAGCCGTCGTCTTCCCGGCCCCACTCTGACTCCTGCCCCGGTGCATCCTCTCCGTAACGACTGCTCTTGCCCCTCCTCAGCTTGTCCCTCCAGGTGCGTTGGGAAGGCGAACTGGGAgttggagcagcagctctggatACAAAGATTTGATTAGAGTTGGTTGTGGGAGGGGTGGGCGCAGCCACGGGGAAACTGGGTGGCCGCTGGATGGGCGGACGGTTGTTTCTCCTCAGGATGCCCAGGCGGGACGACTTCTTCTGGGTctgctctgcctgctgctgattCCGCACCTGCTGCTGGACCATCACCTGAAGGTCCTCCTGTGGCAAGTCATGGAAAAAGAGTGATCCATGTTACATTTCTCTTTTACATGGCTGCTTACAGAGCAATATACACTGGGTATCTGTGGTGAATAAGGAACAGGACAAAAAGTATTAATGGTAAATAAGGATGGGAGACCAGCTGTGGGGAGGGAAGACTGACTGTTTTGGAGGGAGTGGATGAGGGTTGTTTAATTTTTACTCAAAAAAATTACCCAAATATATATTTCAGTGATAATAgtgattaaatgttttcattttaggTTTTATCATAACAAAAAGTTTAATTGTAAAATTCAAAAAGTTAAAAAGGGAGAGTAGCTGGaatatttatagttttataGTTTGCCATAATTTTGGAAATTCCACTTCTAGTGTGCATTTGGTAACTATTGTGAAAGTTATTATTCCAGTAGTTCATTGGGTTTATATTAGATTACACCATCAAATTCTTTATGCTTTCCCTCTTTTAGATAGTAATGGTGGATCAAGTTGTACCTATTATTTTTAAAGGGGAGGGCTCaaagaaaatgtcaataaaGCTGAAGT
The DNA window shown above is from Lates calcarifer isolate ASB-BC8 linkage group LG20, TLL_Latcal_v3, whole genome shotgun sequence and carries:
- the abhd11 gene encoding protein ABHD11, with protein sequence MSTLCRLIQRGLLSGRPSCRLFPGQQHVRTASSSSPVNLTYDVFDGKGDSTPLVFLHGLFGSKSNFHSIAKSLVQRTGRKVLTVDARNHGNSPHSPVLTYEAMTGDLKHLLAQLRIEKCILIGHSMGGKTAMTTALTQAGLVERLVVVDISPAQTTTRTNFRYYIQAMQEVKISSDIPRSTARRMAEDQLRSLVKEHSVRQFLLTNLVELNGHYAWRVNLEAISAHLDSIMSFPDFPNTVYEGPTLFLGGASSAYISSEDYPEIQRLFPNADIQYIPDASHWIHADKPLDFISSIISFLQS